In Paraburkholderia youngii, the genomic stretch AGTCCACGCGGCGCAAGTATTTGAAAGTTTCAACTACTTGCCTATAATGCCTGCACGACGGATAACGGTCGACAGCGGAGCAAATTCTTGTACTCGGACTTCCTGACTTTCAGGCTCGATCTGACCAGCGCGTTGCTGATCAACCGCGCGAACCTGGTCTACCGCGAGCGCTGGGATCTCGACGTGCGCGCGCTGCGCGTGCTGCGCCTCGTATGCGCGGAGCCCGACATCACGCCCAAGGCCGTTTCGCAGCGCGCGTTGATCGAAAAGACGCTGCTTTCCAAAGTTCTCGCCGAGCTTGAATCACGCGGCCTGATCACGCGCAACGTGCATGCATCGGACCGTCGAAGCATCGCGTTACGCGCCACCCATCACGGCCTCGAAGTTGCGCAAGCGTCCGAAGCGGTAGGCACCGAGCTTGAAGTCGAGCTCGCGAAGGCGCTGAGCGCGAACGAACGTAAAACGCTCGAACGTCTGCTTAGCAAGCTTTCGCGTAGCCTGCTCGAAAGCGAGTCCGCAAGCGCGCCGCCCGCGAGCTCCTGACCGACGGTCCGCATTTCGCAGCGCCCTCCCTGCGCTCGCCCAACACGAAACCACTCAGTGAATTCACACGCCGTCTACACCATTCTCGATCTGATCGGCACCTTCGTATTCGCGATCAGCGGCGCGGTCGCCGCACGTCAACGACGGCTCGACCTGTTCGGCATCATCGTGATCGCCTTCATGGTCGCGTGCGGCGGCGGCATCGTGCGCGACGTGTGCATCGGCGCGATCCCACCGGCGGGGCTGTCGAACTGGCGCTATCTGGCCACCGCGCTCGCAGCGTCCGCGGTGACGATTCTCGCGTATCCGCAGGTTCGCCGGCTGCGTCAGCCGGTGCTGTTCTTCGATGCGATCGGGCTCGGTCTGTTCGCGGTGTCGGGCGCGCAGAAAGCGCTCACGTATGGCCACAATGCCGAACTCGCGATCCTGCTCGGCGTCGTCAGCGCGGTGGGGGGCGGTGTGATGCGCGACGTCGTGCTCTCGCGCGTGCCAGCGATTCTCGAGCGCGAGATCTATGCGTCTGCCGCGCTGTTCGGCGCGGCGGTGCAGGTCGGCTTTTCGTATGCGGGCTGGACGGACTGGTGGACGCCGTGGTTCGCGACGTTGGCTTGCATGTTGGTGCGGCTCGCGTCGCTGCGCTACGGCTGGCGGCTCCCGGTCTTCCAGGGCAGACGCGCGGCCGAGACGCGCGACAATTCATAGCGGGCTGTGGTCATGCGCCGCCCGCCATGCTCGGCAGCAGATCGCGATAGATATGAATCATCGCGGGCCCCATCAGCACGACCAGCAGCGCCGGAAAAATGCAGAACATCAGCGGAAACAGCAGCTTCAGCGCAATCTTCGCGGCCCGCTCCTCGGCGCGCATCCGGCGGCGCGTGCGCAGCGTATCGGACAGCACGCGCAACGACGCGCCGATGCTGGTGCCGAAGCGCTCGGCCTGGATCAGCATTGCACTGAACGAGTCGATGTCTTCCACACCGGTGCGCAGCGAAAAATTGCGCAGTGCCTTTTCCTTCGAGAAACCCGAGCGCATTTCGAGCAGCATCAGTTCGAGCTCGCTCGCGACCACCGCGCTGCGCAGGCGGATTTCCTCGCCGACTTTCATCAGCGACGCATCGAGGCCCAGCCCCGCTTCCACACATACGGTCAGCAGGTCGAGCGCATCGGGAAAGTCCTCGACGATGCTGCGCTGGCGCGTTGCCGTGCAGCGCGACAGCACGACGTTCGGCAGGTAGCAGCCGAGCGCGGCCAGCACGACGAGCACGATCGCGCGTTCGAGCAGCGAGCTCGCGAATGACGAGCCGTACAGCGCGAGCATCGCCAGCAGCGGCAACGTCAGCGCGAGCGCGGTCTTCGCGGCCAGATAGATCGGCACGGCGTTGGCCGAGCGCCAGCCGGCGTTCATCAACTGCACGCGCAGCGCGGATTGCTCCCAGCCGTCCTTCGGCACCGACAGCTTCGAGATCGGCTGCGAGATCTCGACGAGCTTTTCGTACCACCGCGTCTGCGCGGCGGCGTCGAGTTGCTCCGGCGCCGGCACGGCATTCGCACCGCCCGCCTGCTCGATGCGGCGGCTCATGTCGCGCGGCGTGCTCAGATGCATCGCGCCGAACACGGCCGCGAAAACGATCGCGAATACGCCGGCGAGCAACAGAATCTGCGTGATGTTCAGTGTTTGCATGGTCCTTCTCCGATGACCTCGAGCCCGCTCAAACGCGAATCTTCACGATGTGCCGCATCCACAGAATCCCGAACAGCATGGCGACGCTCGCCACCGCGATCATCCTGACGCCCGCCGGGTCCCACCACAGCACGTTGAGGAACCCGGGGTTGATCGCCATCATCGCGCCGCCGACGCCGAACGGCAGCAGGCCGAGCACCCACGCGGACATCCTGCCTTCGGCGGAGAGCACGCGAACCTTGTCGAACAGCTTGAAGCGGTCGCGGATCAGCGCGGTGATGCCGTCGAGCACTTCGGCGAGATTGCCGCCGGTCTCGCGCTGGATCACGACGGCGATCACGAAGTAGCGCAGATCGCGAATCGGCACACGGGTCGCGAGATTCGTCAGCGCCTCGCTGATCGACACGCCGTAGTTGATCTCATCGAACACGATGCGGAACTCGCCGCTCATCGGCTCGGCGAACTCGGCGCCGACCATATCGATCGCGCCGGTGAACGCATGGCCCGAGCGCAATGCTCGCGAGAGCATGTCGCAAACGTCCGGCAGTTGCCGTTCGAGCTGACGAATGCGCCGGTGGCGGCGCCGCTGCACGTAGACGATCGGCAGCAACGCGCATAAAGCGGCGGCGCCGGTCGTGAAGACCCACGGCACCCTGAGGCTCGCGCCCACGATCAGCACGAATGGCGGCAACACCGCGCAGGTGCCGAAGAATCGGCCGACCGACCACGACAGCCCCGACTGCTGCAGAAACAGATCGAGCGCATGCACGCGCGGAATACGCAGCAGCAGCCGCGCGAGCACCGCCGACTCGGCCATCGTGCGTGTCTTCAGAATCGACAGACGCTGCCGGCTCATCGGGCCGCCGGCCGATACCGCGCGAATCCGCGCATCGACGCGGCGCGCGACCGGGCCGTGCCGGCTGTTCCAATACTCGTAGACGCCACCCGTCGCGAGCACCACGGCCGCGAACAGCAGAATGATCGACGCGTAGAAAATCGGGCTCATGCAAGTCTCCTGAAACACCGGGCAAGCGGTCTGTGCGCGTTGCCCGTGCACGTCATGTCGTTTCGAAGCGCCGCGCCGGATCGTAGATCTGCTCCGACGGCGCCACGCCGAATGCCTGCAAGCGCTCGGCGAATTTCGGCCGCACGCCGGTCGCGCAGAAATGGCCGCGCACGTTGCCCTTCGTATCGACGCCGGAGCGGCGGAACACGAAGATCTCCTGCATGTTGATCATGTCGCCCTCCATGCCGGTCAGCTCCGAAATGCTGACGATCTTGCGGCGGCCGTCGGTCAGACGCGTGGCTTGCACGACCACCGAAATCGCCGACGAAATCTGCTGGCGCATCGTGCGTGTCGGCAGCGACAGGCCGCCGAGCGTCATCATGTTTTCGAGGCGCGTCAGCGCATCGCGCGGTGTGTTCGCGTGGATCGTCGACAGCGAGCCTTCGTGGCCGGTGTTCATCGCGTTCAGCATGTCGAGCGCTTCGGCGCCGCGCACCTCGCCGAGAATGATGCGGTCGGGGCGCATCCGCAGCGCGTTGCGCACCAGCGTGCGCTGCGTTATCTCGCCGCGTCCCTCGATGTTCGGCGAACGCGTCTCCAGCCGCAGCACGTGTTGCTGGCGCAGCTGCAGCTCGGCCGCGTCCTCGATCGTGACGATGCGCTCGTCGCCCGGAATGAATCCCGACAGCACGTTCAGCAGCGTGGTCTTGCCGCTGCCCGTGCCGCCCGACACGAGGATGTTCACCTTCGCGCGCGCGAGCGCGTCGAGCACTTCCGCCATCGGCGGCGTCAGGCTCTGCAATTCGATCAGGTCGGCAACCTGCAACGGATTCGCGGCGAAACGGCGAATCGACAGCAACGGACCGTCGATCGCGCAGGGCCGGATGATTGCGTTCACGCGCGAGCCGTCCGGCAGGCGTGCGTCGACCATCGGGCTCGATTCGTCGATATGGCGGCCGACGCCAGAGACGATCTTCTCGATGACCTTCATCAGATGCGCGTCGTCGTAGAAGGTCACCTCGGTCGCCTCCAGCCGGCCACGGCGCTCGACGTAGGTATGACGATGCGTGTTCACCAGGATGTCGGATACGGTCGGGTCGCGCAGCAGCACTTCGAGCGGACCGAAGCCGAACATTTCGTCGTGCACGTCGCCGACGAGTTGCCGGCGTTCGAGATCGTTGGCGGGCGCCTTCTGGTCTTCGAGAATGCGGCCGATCAGCGTCGCGATCTCCTGGCGGACCTGCTCGGGCGGCATCGGTTCTGGACCTATCGCTGAACGCGCAGCACGCGTAACGCGGCTCACGCCGCGCGCAACGCCTTCTGACACGCCGCGAGTACCGCGCCGCCCGCCAGCAGCAGCGCCGAATACACGAGCCCGCGCGCGAGCCCGGCGCCATCCGACACCCAGCCGATCACCACCGGCCCGACGATCTGCCCGAATGCGAACACGATCGTGAAGGCGCTGATGCCCTTCGCCCAGTGGCTCGCGGGCAGATTGTGGCGCACGAACGCGGTCGTCGATGCGACCGCCGACAGGAACGTCGCGCCGAACAGCGTGCCCGAAACGAACGCGACCCACGGCTGCGTGAACAGCGCGGGCAGCAGCGTCGCGATCGCCAGCAGCGCGTTGAGCACGGCGAGCGCCTGGCCGCCGCGCATGCGATCGAGCAGCGTCGACCAGATCCGCGCCGACACCACGGTCGCGGCGCCGAGCAGCAGATAGAAGCCGGTGACGACCGCCGCGCTCATGCCGGCGTTGCGCAGAAGCGCGACGATGAACGTCATGTAGCCGATATAGCCGACGCCGAACAGTCCGTAGCCCGCGAGCGCGGCTGCGAAGTGCGGCCAACCCGGCGCGGAAGTGGCGCCGGCTGCATGCGCGGCAGCCGCCGCGCTCATATGCGCGCGCTCGATTCTGCGCGACGCGCCGATCGCGACCGCGGCGAACAGCGCGCAGGCCGCCGCGAGCGCGAACCACGCGAACTGCCAGCCGTGGGCGGCGTCAACGATCGTCACCGGCACCAGCAACGACGACGCGACGATCCCCCAGCCGGTGCCCCCGTAATACAGACCGAGCACGAGCCCCGCGTCGCGCGGACGCGCCGACGCGAGCCGCGCCGCGAGCACGCCGCCGCCGATGAAGACCGCCGCGCTGCTCGCGCCAGTGATTACGCGCAGTGTCAGCAGCGCATCCGTGCTGGCGGTGACGCCGCTGCCGGCCATCAACAGCGCGGTCAGCACGCAACCGCCCGCGAACAGCGCGCCCGCCGACCAGCGGCGCGCGAGGCGCGGAAACACCAGCGCGCCGAGCAGATAGCCGAGCGCGTTCGCGGTGTTCATCGCGCCGGCCTGCGCGAAGCTCCAGCCGAGGTCGAGCTTCATCGACGGCAACAGCAGCGCGTAGGCGAAGCGCGCGAGGCCGAGCGCTGTTGCGCTGCCGAGCGATAGCGCGGCGGCCAGCAGCAGTGTCGGCAGACGGCGGGGGGTGATCGTGGTTGAAGCGTGCGATGCGGTGTCGGCGGAACGGAGGGACATGGACGGACGGACCTGAACGAGAACGCTGCGAGCCGGTTCTGATTGGATGATGAGTCGGACGAATGCGGCAGATTGCCATGATAGCCGGGAGAGACGTTTCGGCTTGACGGTTAGTTGCAGTTGTGACCGAGCGCGAGCGCGCGCACGGCTGCATCCGAACACGACGCTGCGCAAGCGCCTGCGTAGCGCGTTGCGCGATACGTCGGTCGATATCGATGAGCGGTTGCTGTGGTCGGATGAAGCCGCAAGCTTCTCGCTCGAACTCGCGAGGCATGACAAGTGGCAGTTGCTCGATCTGCCGATGGGCGGCAAGGTTCGCGCGGCGGCAACGGTCGCGCAGCCGGTGAAAGGTGTCGATGATCGGCTGGCCGAAGAGGACGGCGCGCGAGCGCTTCGAGCGCTCTACCCGCCCGCCCCTTCCGGCTCATGCGGCACGAGCCGAGCTTTCGCGTGGCGCATCTTTTCCAGCGTCTCGGGCCCGGCCTTCAGCGCGACGCCGATCGCGAGCGCATCCATGATGCACAGATGCACGAGCCGCGATACGCCCGGCGTATTCGGATCGATCGGACTCGCCACGCGCAGCAGCAGCGGAATATCGACGAGCCATGCGAGCCGCGAGCCGACGTTGGTCAGCGCGATCGTCGTCGCGCCGCGCTCCTTCGCGATCTGGATGCTTTCGTTGACTTCGACGCTGCGCCCCGAATGCGAGATCGCAAACGCGACATCGCCCGGCTCCATCAGGCCCGCGTAAAGACGCTGCAAATGACCATCTGTGAAAGCGGCCGCCGCGATGTCGATGCGCAAGAACCGCAGCGCCGCATCCTGCGCGACGAGCCCGGAACCTGAACCCACGCCGAAGAAAAACACCCGCCGGGCGCTCACGAGCGCCGCGATCGCGCTTTCGACCACCGCAGGATCGAGCGCGCCGCGCGCATGCGTGATGCCGTCGATCGCCGCTTCCCCGACCTTGTCCATCAAGGTCTGCACG encodes the following:
- a CDS encoding MarR family winged helix-turn-helix transcriptional regulator; the protein is MYSDFLTFRLDLTSALLINRANLVYRERWDLDVRALRVLRLVCAEPDITPKAVSQRALIEKTLLSKVLAELESRGLITRNVHASDRRSIALRATHHGLEVAQASEAVGTELEVELAKALSANERKTLERLLSKLSRSLLESESASAPPASS
- a CDS encoding trimeric intracellular cation channel family protein, which gives rise to MNSHAVYTILDLIGTFVFAISGAVAARQRRLDLFGIIVIAFMVACGGGIVRDVCIGAIPPAGLSNWRYLATALAASAVTILAYPQVRRLRQPVLFFDAIGLGLFAVSGAQKALTYGHNAELAILLGVVSAVGGGVMRDVVLSRVPAILEREIYASAALFGAAVQVGFSYAGWTDWWTPWFATLACMLVRLASLRYGWRLPVFQGRRAAETRDNS
- a CDS encoding type II secretion system F family protein — protein: MQTLNITQILLLAGVFAIVFAAVFGAMHLSTPRDMSRRIEQAGGANAVPAPEQLDAAAQTRWYEKLVEISQPISKLSVPKDGWEQSALRVQLMNAGWRSANAVPIYLAAKTALALTLPLLAMLALYGSSFASSLLERAIVLVVLAALGCYLPNVVLSRCTATRQRSIVEDFPDALDLLTVCVEAGLGLDASLMKVGEEIRLRSAVVASELELMLLEMRSGFSKEKALRNFSLRTGVEDIDSFSAMLIQAERFGTSIGASLRVLSDTLRTRRRMRAEERAAKIALKLLFPLMFCIFPALLVVLMGPAMIHIYRDLLPSMAGGA
- a CDS encoding type II secretion system F family protein, giving the protein MSPIFYASIILLFAAVVLATGGVYEYWNSRHGPVARRVDARIRAVSAGGPMSRQRLSILKTRTMAESAVLARLLLRIPRVHALDLFLQQSGLSWSVGRFFGTCAVLPPFVLIVGASLRVPWVFTTGAAALCALLPIVYVQRRRHRRIRQLERQLPDVCDMLSRALRSGHAFTGAIDMVGAEFAEPMSGEFRIVFDEINYGVSISEALTNLATRVPIRDLRYFVIAVVIQRETGGNLAEVLDGITALIRDRFKLFDKVRVLSAEGRMSAWVLGLLPFGVGGAMMAINPGFLNVLWWDPAGVRMIAVASVAMLFGILWMRHIVKIRV
- a CDS encoding CpaF family protein — its product is MGVGWRRARARARVFGAAAGGRRGTRGVSEGVARGVSRVTRAARSAIGPEPMPPEQVRQEIATLIGRILEDQKAPANDLERRQLVGDVHDEMFGFGPLEVLLRDPTVSDILVNTHRHTYVERRGRLEATEVTFYDDAHLMKVIEKIVSGVGRHIDESSPMVDARLPDGSRVNAIIRPCAIDGPLLSIRRFAANPLQVADLIELQSLTPPMAEVLDALARAKVNILVSGGTGSGKTTLLNVLSGFIPGDERIVTIEDAAELQLRQQHVLRLETRSPNIEGRGEITQRTLVRNALRMRPDRIILGEVRGAEALDMLNAMNTGHEGSLSTIHANTPRDALTRLENMMTLGGLSLPTRTMRQQISSAISVVVQATRLTDGRRKIVSISELTGMEGDMINMQEIFVFRRSGVDTKGNVRGHFCATGVRPKFAERLQAFGVAPSEQIYDPARRFETT
- a CDS encoding YbfB/YjiJ family MFS transporter, which translates into the protein MSLRSADTASHASTTITPRRLPTLLLAAALSLGSATALGLARFAYALLLPSMKLDLGWSFAQAGAMNTANALGYLLGALVFPRLARRWSAGALFAGGCVLTALLMAGSGVTASTDALLTLRVITGASSAAVFIGGGVLAARLASARPRDAGLVLGLYYGGTGWGIVASSLLVPVTIVDAAHGWQFAWFALAAACALFAAVAIGASRRIERAHMSAAAAAHAAGATSAPGWPHFAAALAGYGLFGVGYIGYMTFIVALLRNAGMSAAVVTGFYLLLGAATVVSARIWSTLLDRMRGGQALAVLNALLAIATLLPALFTQPWVAFVSGTLFGATFLSAVASTTAFVRHNLPASHWAKGISAFTIVFAFGQIVGPVVIGWVSDGAGLARGLVYSALLLAGGAVLAACQKALRAA
- a CDS encoding MurR/RpiR family transcriptional regulator, translated to MSAPNLIPHIRNALASLRPAERKVADMVLADVDFAMRASITDLAQRADVSEPSVTRFCRAIGAHGLRDFKMQLAQSVAGGLPYASTAVARDDDVQTLMDKVGEAAIDGITHARGALDPAVVESAIAALVSARRVFFFGVGSGSGLVAQDAALRFLRIDIAAAAFTDGHLQRLYAGLMEPGDVAFAISHSGRSVEVNESIQIAKERGATTIALTNVGSRLAWLVDIPLLLRVASPIDPNTPGVSRLVHLCIMDALAIGVALKAGPETLEKMRHAKARLVPHEPEGAGG